TGCAGCATTTGTTTAGTTAATAAGATGCACTTGAAAAAGCAAATTTAAGTACAGACATGACATATAAGGATAATGTCCTTCCTGATATTCTTTCGTAAAGTAGAGGCAAGCACTGACAGAGAAAAACGAAAATTCTCATAGCCTGTATATGCTACTGTAACAGTCACTCATTTTGTTTAGGAGATTCTTAATTCCAGCATTAAACATCTGCCCTTAATGTTAAGCTCAGGGATATAGAAGTACGGATCAAGGGTTAGAGCAGCAAAACATGGACAGGGTTACCTAGGTAAAATGTCTCATGAAGATAATGGTTGGTTACTAGGAATGTATTACTGGTTTAATGCTTAAAGTTACGGCTTCTATTGGCTATAGGTCTCACAAGAGAAGAATCATTCTAAAGCACACTCTATCTCACTCTAtttacacagacgcacacacatatccattttCCTTGTACATTATCATTAAAGCTGATAAACCAAGTAAAGCTGACCAATTTTCCTGCCAGTAAAACAATGTTAACAATGGCGGAGAGAAATATCTCTAATACCTACACAACCATAGACTCTATTAACATAAAATTAAACTGTTCAAGTGCATTAGTACTTTAACGTAAATATAATTCACTCCTAGTTCCATTAGTAGACTGTATCTATAAACGGACCAAGTTGCCTCTACTCACTAGTTAATTTAAATTTACCTCAATGCTAGGATTTCTCAAGTTTTGAAGTCTGTTGCTGTAATAACAGCAAGATTTGGAGGGATGAGAAAGGCAGCCTATGGCATTTAGTCGGCCGTTGCCCCCTGACCCACAGTGCTGCTGTTGAAGAAGCAGTTATACCTGGGACCCAGGGGCCAGTGGATCAACCctcttgcgctctctccctctcctaaaGCACCTGTCCATTCACACGAATGTCTGCACAGGTGTGATGGAGCGCGTGGGAGAACCAGCCCTCTCTGAGGACGACGCCGCGGCCCGATTGGCCACCTCACGCTGTAgctcctccactctcttctGGAGCTCGGCTCGCTTTGCTAGAAGCTCTTTGTATCGCTGGTGCAAAGGCTcctataaatatacacacaaaaaattGCATAAGTGAGAGTGCAAGTGAAATGTAAAAACTACAGGTAAAAACATGATTCAACTGTAAATGGGCAATGACATCTGGCACATCATTTCTCCTGATGAATCAGCATGAATTTTAGGTGTAATAGATAACATTTGTTTAGGAATTTCAGGAAGTTAGTAGGAACACCAAAGTAACGATTAACTATATGCAAGACTACACactcaagtgtgtgtttatttacagcaTCTGTTTTATGAAACTAACCTGTGGTCTCATGCGAGGGTTCCAGCGGATGTAATACCCCACCCAAAGCTCTAGATGGCGCATGCTGACCACAGGAAACAGTACATGGGAGGAGTAGTTCACATACAAAGGGTTACAAAACTCTTCAAGCTGGCTATTAATTAAAGACCACAGTGATACAGTCTTCTTTGGTAATTCCtggaaaagaaatacaaaaaatcTGTCAATAAATTCAAAATATTTCAGTCATACATATGTTTTATAGATAATGTTTTGCACACTCTTTACAAACCTCTTTGAGTCGCTGCTGTTCACTATTACACATAAATGTCCCAAACAAGCAGCTGTATAGATGGTCCAGGATGGTGATGAGGAAGTACTCATTAAATTCAAATGCAGCAGGAAACTAGACAAAGATATATTTTGAATGATTACAAGGCGTTTTATAGGTTTATAGATAAGATTAACTTAAATTGATCTCTAATTCCTACTCACTGctactttacattacattaatcTGCAGGACTCAAAAATAATTCAACTACGGCCTCTTAACCCTTTCAatagaaaattaaaaaaaacacgtgtCCTTTTTCTTAATTAGCTGTAATTCTAACAATACTAAAACTTGAAATAGAGTTACTATTTAGGATGACATCCAACACAGAGAGCATAACCTTCAGCTCACCTGCCGAGTCATCTGCCAAACGCAGTCGATGAACTGCAGGAAGACTGGAGAGCGATCAGCGTCGGTGTGGTTCTTGTCTCCATGGCCAATCCTCTACACAAGCCATGAGCCGCAAGCAGGAAAAAAGGtaccagaaaaaaaatacactgaAAACCTCTCCGTCCAACCATGACTGTATGTTTGAATCAGTGACTGTTCACAGAAGTCAGCATGTGTAATTTGAGGAATGTTTAAGTCTAGACTAGAGAATCTGTCTATTCATATTTATGTGCCAAGCATTGGTCCTTATACCAGTTGGAAGCGGTGACCAAAGCTGAGCCACTCTTTCTCCAGCAGCACCTGGAAACCTCTGATAGTTCTGTAGTGAGCATCCAGCATTAGCATGGCTAAGGAGGTCAGCTGAGGAGTGCGGTCCCAGCCATCACTGCAGTGCACCACCACAGAGGTCTTGCCCGACTCCACTTTATCTGCAATCCGCAGCGCTCCCGCCAGAACAGCCTACTCATCAGAATGAATAAAAGAGGGAACCAGCCATCATGTCAAGTTTAATTACTGGTTGCATATTTAACTCATCTCCCTACACATTTTCCCCATTGATAGTTTGTTTATCTTACCTTGATATGCTCAAGCCAGTGGGTGGACTCCAGATTTGAAAGCCAGTGGGCCTCATCAATGTTGGGATATACCACCTCCTTCAGTTTTCGTAGTGATTCCCGCATGACGTGGAGATTTTGGATATCCAGAAACACCAGCTCGGCATTCTGATATGCATCTTCACTCTCAAAACCACCACCCTTcatctaagaaaaaaaaagtacaaaatgtCAGAAGTCATGGTCTATACTTGATATGAAATATGtcataaacacaaaatgtagGAAAAGGTGTTgtgctgtattgtattgtgcaATTCGGTCAATTTGCCTTATTGGCTGCTGCATTCACACTTGGCCTGGCATCAAATATGAAGAGTTTGTGAGACTGTGCGTTGGCATCCATTATGGCTTGCAGTAGTTTCTCATCCTCTTTGCTACACTTCCCATTCGCTCCAACCATGGGCTGGCTACAGCGTGTTATCGTCGCCTGGCTCTCCGGGTGTATCCATGACAACACCTGCAGAAGAAGCACAGGCCATACACATTGTGAGCATGTTTAAGATAGGCAATTCCACCTGAACTGTAAGAATCGGGACTGGGAGCCAAATGGGTACTGTCACTTACTGAAATGCGGCCCTTGGCCCTAAAGGCAGCTACCCTCTTCAGCTCCTCATCGGGGATGGTTACCGGAACAACAAGGGTGGAGGGGTATGTATCACACAGCTCATAATGGTCATTTACTTTAGATATCCTCCAGCTTTCATTGGGCAGTCCCTAGTACAAAAGAAGTAGATGAAACAACTAAACAAATCTGACAATACCGGTCAATGCTGTTATCTTTTAACGCGTGTTCACACTGATATCTCTCACCTGTCGTTTATACTCAGCCAGGGCGTCATATACTTTCCATCCATTCTCAGGGAAAACCTGGTCATACTCACAGGCAAAGAGAGGCTaaaagagaggcacacacaacatgctcacAAACTGCTCCTGCCACAGGGAATCACAAACATACAGGGATTTgaatttctgcaaaaaaaaaatccaattctTTACCTGTCCATTAGAAACAGGGAAGGCGAATTTCATGAGGTTCTCGAAGATGGATTTCTTCAGAGTATCATCTGGCTGTTTATGTACAAAACGCAGGTTTCGGATATCCTGGGAAAACAAAAATTAGGCTCAGGGTAAGTTGGGTCCCACATCCTTACGCACAAGTTGCTTGAACAAACAATACTTTCTTCCTTACTTTGCAGACAATCCCGTAAGACACCTCTCCACGACTTGTAGCTGCTCCAATCTTCTCCACACGACTCAACACGCCAAGAGGTATATCCAAAACTAAGGCTGCATCCTATAATGAATATGTACTCATGTCAACATTATTGACTATGTCAATACAagatatgagtgtgtttgtgcatgggtACATACCCTATCCATACATCTGAAAAACAGTCGGTAGTTTGTGACAGTCAAGGTCCCTCTAAGTGCTCCAATGAATGGGCAAATGTATGTCACATCTTTGGCTGAAACATTTAGACACAGACAAGGAGCATGTAAGTTTTATGATAACATTAAAATATAGCACATTGGATAAAATCAAATAACTCAATCGATGATCACAAAAAGTTATAacactttaaaaaataataCTATGCACTACAACATGGAATTTCGGTCAGCAGCAGCTGGATTTGACATGCCATACAAATTAAATCCAATGGAAAACAGTCTCATGCAAAGCATCTGCAAGTCATCTCGTTTGCTAAGTACATGCATACCCATGTCTTGAACAGTCTCCTTGGTCAACATCTGTGGTTCATCTTTGTGTGAGTCTCTGATCACCTTGGGGACTGGTTTGTTTCTTATGTTTGCCTAATACGTGGAGAGAGTGTAAAATACATAACATTGATCTTTTTAGATAATCGATATCTGGAATACATCAATTCTGTAATATATAGGGGGAAATGCAATATTTTACCCGTAGCTGCTCGGGGGACAAGGGCAAGTCTGATACCGAAACTGAATCCGAGGATACAGCTGAAGGAGGCTTTGCCTGAGAGGAACGGTCAGACCGTGACGTCGTAGAGGAACTGTTAATGATCGGAAAGTGTTGGTTAGCGTCACTTAACCTTTAACAAACGTAAGAAAGTTGTCTATCTCAGACTGGCCTCCTTGCATAAGTTAAATTACCTTACATATCgaagtaagtaaataaatgcTTGCTAACTATGAAGCTAACTTAGCAATTCCAATGGGTACCACAAGACAGTAAGACAGAGTTCATATTAGTGGTTACTTATAGGGACATGGGGGTAACTTAACATTAGCTGGTAATGGTGGCAATGCTTATTAACCAAGCTAATAACAACATTGGTGGACGAGTTTTGATGTTTATCACGCTAATGTACAGAAAAAACATTTAACTGGAATTCAAATTTACATTCAACTTctgctagcctagctagctgcCAACTAATTTTGTTATGCCCCACCTGGATAGTGAATCAACACTCGGCTGCCGGGAGGATGATTGTTTGGAACCCAAACTATCGACGCTTCCACTCTTTTCCATTTTCAAGCTCTTACTTCAAGTTTCGCTAAGTTCGAGTAAAAAAGAGACAATTTGTTTCTCATACAAAGAGTTTTTACTTTGTCAGCAAAGGAAAATTAGCCTGCAGTAGGGACAGGAAGCTGCCATCTTTTCCCACAGTTCCTAATCCAGGGGTGTGGTTTGTTTTCCGCTGACAGATCGTTGAACAGAAGGAGGTGTTCAGACTTCACACTGGTCTGGTTGTTCATGAGTAAACTGCACAGCCACCAATACACAGTCCCCAAATGcggtaggcttaccttttagtgtgtttgtttatatactGGCGCCCTGTCAACATCTTGCCTCTTCAGTGCAGTTCAAAATGGTAAATTAAAAAGACTATTCTAAACAAATCACATAAATTGTTCATCTGAAATGAAatggttgtttgtttatttaatatttgaagcaacatcaaaagtaatacaaaagtaaacaaaaccatttttttttaatgtagaaAGATGCCAAAGGCTGGATTCAATATAATCagctatccatccatccctccttctttcatcctctctctttcatcctcagaatgctctttcattctctctctctctctctctctctcacacacacacacacacacacacacacacacacacacacacacacacacacacacacacacacacagtacacaacacaaacataattaTACTTACTTTACACTGTTTATGAACAAACTAATGTTATGGCTATTGTAGTCCTGTAGTCTTCCTACACTTGTTTGTTTGCTACCATTTCACAATGTATCCTACACGGCCCCTTGCaatcttattctctctctattGCACACAGTTACAGTTAGTTTGTTGGTTGAAATCTCTGTCAAACAGCTTATTTTGTAATTAAGCAAAAATGTTATCTTGCGTCAAACCCTGTGCGGGTGGACAAGATGTGGTGCGTCAGAGCAATTCGAGTCTG
This region of Clupea harengus unplaced genomic scaffold, Ch_v2.0.2, whole genome shotgun sequence genomic DNA includes:
- the mtmr2 gene encoding myotubularin-related protein 2, translating into MEKSGSVDSLGSKQSSSRQPSVDSLSSSSTTSRSDRSSQAKPPSAVSSDSVSVSDLPLSPEQLRANIRNKPVPKVIRDSHKDEPQMLTKETVQDMAKDVTYICPFIGALRGTLTVTNYRLFFRCMDRDAALVLDIPLGVLSRVEKIGAATSRGEVSYGIVCKDIRNLRFVHKQPDDTLKKSIFENLMKFAFPVSNGQPLFACEYDQVFPENGWKVYDALAEYKRQGLPNESWRISKVNDHYELCDTYPSTLVVPVTIPDEELKRVAAFRAKGRISVLSWIHPESQATITRCSQPMVGANGKCSKEDEKLLQAIMDANAQSHKLFIFDARPSVNAAANKMKGGGFESEDAYQNAELVFLDIQNLHVMRESLRKLKEVVYPNIDEAHWLSNLESTHWLEHIKAVLAGALRIADKVESGKTSVVVHCSDGWDRTPQLTSLAMLMLDAHYRTIRGFQVLLEKEWLSFGHRFQLRIGHGDKNHTDADRSPVFLQFIDCVWQMTRQFPAAFEFNEYFLITILDHLYSCLFGTFMCNSEQQRLKEELPKKTVSLWSLINSQLEEFCNPLYVNYSSHVLFPVVSMRHLELWVGYYIRWNPRMRPQEPLHQRYKELLAKRAELQKRVEELQREVANRAAASSSERAGSPTRSITPVQTFV